The DNA region CTCCGATGACATTCCATTCCCGCAAGCTCCTCCTCTCTGCCGCGATTACCTTTGCGCTCTCAGGCTCCGCCTACGCCGCCGAAGAGGTCAAGTTCCGCTATCTCGCCAGTCAGGGCGGATTGTCCGCCCATGAACTGGCTGCCGAGCTGGGCTATTTCGACGGCACCGGCATCACCATCGAGAATGTCGGCTATGCCACTGGCGGCCCGGCCTCGCTGATTGCGCTCGCCTCCGGCGATGTCGAAATCGGCAGTGCTGCCACCTCGGCCGTCTTGAACTCGATCATCGGCGGCAACGACTTTGTCGCGGCTTATCCCTCCAACGGCATCAACGACGAGGTTCAGTCGATCTTCTACGTGCTGGAAGACAGTCCCATCCGCGAGATCAAGGATATCGCCGGAAAGACCGTCGCAGTGAACACGCTCGGTGCCCATCTCGACTACACGATCCGCGAGGCTCTGCATTCCGTCGGTTTGCCGTCTGATGCCGCCAACCAGATCGTCGTTCCTGGCCCGCAGCTTGAACAGGTCCTGCGCTCCGGTCAGGTCGATGTATCGGCCTTCGGCTACTGGCAGACGACTTTTGAAGGTGCTGCCAAGCAGAAGGGCGGGCTCCGTGCGATCTTCGACGACACCGATGTGCTCGGAGAAATCGCCGGCGGCTTCATTGTGCTGCGCCGCGACTTCATCGAAAAACACCCCGAAGCCGCCAAGGTCTTCGTCGAACAGTCCGAGCGCGCCCTCGACTATGCCCGCGAAAACCCGGAGGAGACCAAGAAGATCTTCGCCAAGGCACTGGCCGAGCGTGGCGAGAACCCTGACATCGCCCAGTTCTTCCGAGGCTATGGCGTGCGCCCAGGCGGCAAGGCAGTCGAGCGCGACCTGCAGTTCTGGATCGACGTCCTCGTCCGTGAAGGCAAGCTGAAGGAGGGCCAGCTCTCGGCCAACGAGATCCTCTATTCCCCCGAGACAGCGAGCAACTGACCATGGCACTCGCTCAGTCCAACAGCATTCGCGGAGAGGTGACGGTCCGTCACCTCTCCAAGACCTACACCCTCAACAGAAAGCCGCTGTCGGTCCTGAAGGATCTCAACCTCACCATCCATTCGGGCGAAAGCCTGGCGATCGTCGGCGCAAGCGGCTCGGGCAAGACGACACTTCTGCGGATCCTGGCGGGACTCGAAGATGCGGACAGCGGCGATGTCCTGATTGATGGCCGTCGCATCCGCGGCGTTGGCACCGAACGGGCCGTCATATTCCAGGAACCGCGCCTTCTGCCTTGGCTGACCGTCATCGACAACATTGGATTCGGATTGGAGACCAGAGGCCTTTCCCGCGACGAGGCGCACTTCATCTCGCAGCGCTATGTCGAACTTGTCGGATTGAAGGGCTTCGAAACCGCCTATCCGCGTCAGCTTTCGGGCGGTATGGCGCAACGTGTCGGTATCGCCCGGGCGCTTGCCGTCCAGCCGGAAATCCTGCTGCTCGACGAACCTCTCGGTGCGCTGGACGCGATGACCAAGATCGGCATGCAGCAGGAACTGGCACGGATTTGGAAAGAGGAGGACGTAACGACGGTGCTCGTGACCCACGATCTCGAAGAAGCGATTTTCCTCGCTGACCGAATTCTGATTCTGCCCCGCGAGAAGGGCGGGGAGTCCCGGCTGATCGACATCGACTTGCCCCGGCCCCGCGATCGCAGTGCGCCTGCTTTCGTGCGCCAGCGAGAGGAACTGCTCGGGCTTTTTGGATTGCATTGAAATGGGTCGGATGAAGAGGAAGCGCGGTCGTTGGCTGCGCTTCTTTCTTCGCCTTTAGCGGGCGGCAAGCGACGCGAGCCAAACTGTGGCAGCTTGTTCCCCAAGCTACATCGATGAGCGGTGATCCGCCTCCGCTCAGTTGCGGTGACTGCGAGCGGGTCCCCAGCCAGTTCAGCGAGACCCGCTCAAACACGACGGATGGACTGAAGAACAGCAGCCGGGATTGCTCAACATGATTTGAAAGGCTTGAAAAAATAGCCTGTGATTTCCCTATGTTTTCCTGCCGCGAGCGACCGTGGATGCCATCTTTGTGCCCTGGCTTTGGGCTGACGTCAACATGGCGGGAGAGCGGCAATTATTTCCGCTCGGAAACATCAAGCCGGGGGTAAGGCGAGCTTTTACCAAATGGCATATTTGCGCCTCACATCGGCAACAACGGTGGTGGTCGATCGCGTTCAAAAGCCTATGGTGGCTTCGGGCTCCACCTGTCCCTGAAGGCCTCATCCCGGAACAATGAAAAAGATGACGCTCACAACGGCCAGTTCAATTGCCACCGAGAATGAAGGACGCGCATCGATCGCCCAGCATCATTGCCGGAGCTGCAGTGTTTCCAGCGTTGATGTCTGGCACGGCCGACATGTCGCACACCCGCAGACCGTCGATCCCTCTGACCCGCATACGTGCATCCAGCACCGCCATCGGGTCGCCATCGGCACCCATCTTGCAGGTTCCCGCGGGGTGATAGTTGGTCTTGACGAAGCGCTTGCAGTGCAATTCCAGCGCCGCATCCGAGAGATCGGCAGGGGAGGGGACAGCGACTTTGCTGATCCGCTCCTTAAGCGGCGTGGCCTCCAGAGCCCGCAGGAAAAACCGCTGGCCCGCAATCATCTCGCGCATGTCCGCCGGATCCTTCAGCAGGTTTGGCGAGACGCGCGGCTTGTCGGATGGTGATGCCGACCGCAGGCGGACGTGTCCCCTGGACTTCGGCTTGACCACCACCGTCGTAATCGTCAGGCCATAGGTGTCGTCGACGAGGCTCCTCGTATCGCGGTCCAGGTAGACAATCGGAACGCAGAAGGCTTGGATCGTGGGTTCACCATCCGGGTTGCCCGGATTGACAAATGCGCCCGCCTCAACCCCGGCCGAGGTGATCGGTCCAGATCCGAAGAGCTTGAACTGCAAGCCGTTGCGGATCATACGCCAGCCATCGCCCTGGCGGTGATAGCCATATTTGCCGTTCGCCGTCGAAATGATCGGCACTTCCGGGTGGTCGACAAGGTTCTCCCCGACGCCCGGCAAGTCCAACGCCACGTCGATCGAATGGGCCTTCAGTTCGTCCGCTGGGCCGACGCCCGACAGCATCAGGAGCTTCGGCGTGATC from Rhizobium glycinendophyticum includes:
- a CDS encoding ABC transporter substrate-binding protein, with translation MTFHSRKLLLSAAITFALSGSAYAAEEVKFRYLASQGGLSAHELAAELGYFDGTGITIENVGYATGGPASLIALASGDVEIGSAATSAVLNSIIGGNDFVAAYPSNGINDEVQSIFYVLEDSPIREIKDIAGKTVAVNTLGAHLDYTIREALHSVGLPSDAANQIVVPGPQLEQVLRSGQVDVSAFGYWQTTFEGAAKQKGGLRAIFDDTDVLGEIAGGFIVLRRDFIEKHPEAAKVFVEQSERALDYARENPEETKKIFAKALAERGENPDIAQFFRGYGVRPGGKAVERDLQFWIDVLVREGKLKEGQLSANEILYSPETASN
- a CDS encoding ABC transporter ATP-binding protein; this encodes MALAQSNSIRGEVTVRHLSKTYTLNRKPLSVLKDLNLTIHSGESLAIVGASGSGKTTLLRILAGLEDADSGDVLIDGRRIRGVGTERAVIFQEPRLLPWLTVIDNIGFGLETRGLSRDEAHFISQRYVELVGLKGFETAYPRQLSGGMAQRVGIARALAVQPEILLLDEPLGALDAMTKIGMQQELARIWKEEDVTTVLVTHDLEEAIFLADRILILPREKGGESRLIDIDLPRPRDRSAPAFVRQREELLGLFGLH
- a CDS encoding GMC family oxidoreductase, whose translation is MTKTYDNIVVGGGAAGCVVAARLVAAGRRVLLLEGGYSNRHPLLDMPPGIFKMINGSRYMHYHTTDPQPHLDGRAHDIPQGNVLGGGSSVNAQVYIRGRPSDYEAWNDILRGNNDGADWSWNAVLRHFRGMEDNNRLLNERHGAGGPLKVSDPGYIDQMSRWFVQAVQGLGEPFNPDFNGLSQRGVGFYQFMNRAGKRSSSAYAFIEPLLKDPRLDLKLQTRAEKIIIENGRAKGVQYREKDGATSVAMADDAVVLSAGALITPKLLMLSGVGPADELKAHSIDVALDLPGVGENLVDHPEVPIISTANGKYGYHRQGDGWRMIRNGLQFKLFGSGPITSAGVEAGAFVNPGNPDGEPTIQAFCVPIVYLDRDTRSLVDDTYGLTITTVVVKPKSRGHVRLRSASPSDKPRVSPNLLKDPADMREMIAGQRFFLRALEATPLKERISKVAVPSPADLSDAALELHCKRFVKTNYHPAGTCKMGADGDPMAVLDARMRVRGIDGLRVCDMSAVPDINAGNTAAPAMMLGDRCASFILGGN